The proteins below come from a single Cololabis saira isolate AMF1-May2022 chromosome 2, fColSai1.1, whole genome shotgun sequence genomic window:
- the LOC133418967 gene encoding coiled-coil domain-containing protein 178-like: MANIKPHTASSKTGQGSHPGALQAVCSGGPSPCVNKFMYHINEIKKLQICQQVSKCHMRSHLQLHKKRMFLSTLHQSGEYQPPADLYIEGIGIPAKDHCPLQKKVNDVLTETVHLVECLEADRQHVMHALDKEKKGKILLESELENLSLLKQKAIQKEHEASSKEIEELKLQLKLEKQKFEQVQEKLSSAEVFNQHLKEDMGFALKEVCIARKNLEIQKDQLNQINMAQTESTEILKLHGP; the protein is encoded by the exons ATGGCAAACATTAAACCCCACACAGCCTCATCCAAGACTGGACAAGGGAGTCACCCAG GAGCGCTTCAAGCTGTCTGCTCTGGTGGTCCCTCACCATGTGTCAACAAGTTTATGTACCATATCAATGAGATAAAGAAGTTACAAATATGCCAGCAGGTAAGCAAATGTCATATGAGATCACATTT GCaattacataaaaaaagaatgtttttgTCCACCTTGCATCAGTCTGGAGAATATCAGCCACCAGCAGATCTGTACATTGAAGGCATAGGAATTCCTGCCAAAG aTCATTGTCCATTACAGAAAAAGGTAAATGATGTCTTAACCGAAACTGTGCATTTGGTTGAGTGTTTGGAGGCCGATCGGCAGCATGTAATGCACGCTCTCGACaaagagaagaaaggaaaaatattGCTGGAAAGCGAGCTTGAGAATCTTTCACTGTTGAAGCAAAAAGCTATCCAGAAAG AGCATGAGGCTTCCAGTAAAGAAATCGAGGAATTGAAGTTGCAGCTTAAACTGGAAAAACAGAAATTTGAGCAGGTCCAAGAGAAATTGTCATCCGCTGAGGTGTTCAATCAGCACTTAAAGGAAGACATGGGATTTGCCCTAAAAGAAGTATGCattgcaagaaaaaacctggaaaTCCAGAAAGATCAGCTAAATCAAATTAATATGGCACAAACCGAG AGCACTGAGATCCTCAAGTTACATGGTCCttga